One stretch of Eretmochelys imbricata isolate rEreImb1 chromosome 1, rEreImb1.hap1, whole genome shotgun sequence DNA includes these proteins:
- the NEU3 gene encoding LOW QUALITY PROTEIN: sialidase-3 (The sequence of the model RefSeq protein was modified relative to this genomic sequence to represent the inferred CDS: deleted 2 bases in 1 codon): MIKASMSSGKVTLFHQDPQSGVTCRVPALLYILTDTLLAFTEKRSSARDEDAEYLVLRRSRKTGTSVEWGPTELLMSTVLPAHRTMNPCPVYEQKSQTVFLFFICVRQRISEQRQILTGQNAARLCYVCSGDAGQTWSSVTDLTEQVIGEDLKDWATFAVGPEHGVQLRSGRLVIPAYVYHITAHCCRLPLPCWIQPRSLVFYRDDGGQFWHKGKLIKGMKTLECQVAEVAGQACDPVLYCNARTPRRCRAAALSTDQGLTFESPSSCKKLCEPPHSCQDSVVSFTPTPGLLEADGVEEPDTPAHEMTCLLNSGNAASALHRSTTSWLLYSHPMDKCKQVNLSIYLNRNDTPLNEAKWRHPWLLYKGLCSYLDLDMLQ; the protein is encoded by the exons ATGATCAAGGCTTCGATGAGCTCTGGGAAGGTGACTCTCTTCCACCAGGATCCGCAGAGTGGGGTCACCTGTCGGGTCCCCGCACTGCTGTATATCCTCACAGACACGCTCCTGGCGTTCACGGAGAAGCGCTCCTCTGCCAGGGACGAGGACGCTGAGTACCTGGTGCTGAGACGAAGTCGGAAGACAGGGACTTCGGTCGAG TGGGGGCCCACGGAGCTCTTGATGAGCACAGTGTTACCAGCTCACCGCACGATGAACCCCTGTCCGGTGTACGAGCAGAAGAGTCAGACTGTCTTCCTGTTCTTCATCTGCGTGAGGCAGCGCATCTCAGAGCAACGGCAGATCCTCACTGGGCAGAACGCCGCCCGGCTGTGCTACGTCTGCAGCGGAGACGCCGGCCAGACCTGGAGCTCGGTAACGGACTTGACGGAGCAGGTGATTGGGGAAGACTTGAAGGACTGGGCCACGTTTGCGGTGGGGCCGGAGCACGGGGTGCAGCTCCGCTCTGGGCGGCTGGTGATCCCGGCTTACGTCTACCACATTACTGCTCACTGCTGCCGCCTGCCGCTGCCCTGCTGGATCCAGCCCCGGTCCTTGGTCTTTTATCGTGATGACGGCGGGCAGTTCTGGCACAAGGGCAAGCTGATTAAGGGCATGAAGACGTTGGAGTGCCAGGTGGCCGAGGTGGCAGGCCAGGCCTGTGACCCCGTCCTGTACTGCAACGCCCGCACCCCACGCCGATGCCGGGCGGCTGCGCTCAGCACAGACCAGGGGCTGACATTCGAGAGCCCCTCCTCATGCAAGAAGCTGTGCGAGCCGCCTCACAGCTGCCAGGACAGCGTAGTGAGCTTCACACCGACACCGGGGCTTCTGGAGGCAGATGGAGTGGAAGAGCCAGACACCCCAGCCCACGAGATGACTTGCCTGTTGAACAGTGGGAATGCCGCCTCCGCCCTCCACAGAAGCACCACGTCATGGCTGCTTTACTCCCACCCGATGGATAAATGCAAGCAGGTCAACCTGAGCATCTACCTCAACCGT AATGATACCCCATTGAATGAGGCCAAGTGGAGACACCCCTGGCTCCTGTACAAAGGGCTGTGTAGTTACTTGGACCTGGACATGTTACAGTAG
- the LOC144276188 gene encoding sialidase-3-like, with the protein MIKASMSSGKVTLFQRDPQSGVTYRIPALLYIPTDTLLAFAEKRSSAKDEDAEYLVLRRGRKTGTSVEWGPTEPLTSAVLPAHRTMNPCPVYEQKSQTVFLFFICVRQRISEQRQILTGRNAARLCYVCSGDAGQTWSSVTDLTEQVIGEDLKDWATFAVGPGHGVQLRSGRLVIPAYVYHITARCCRLPLPCWTQPQSLVFYSDDGGQFWHKGELIKGMKTLECQVAEVAGQACDPVLYCNARTPRRCRAAALSTDQGLTFESPSSCKKLCEPPHGCQGSVVSFTPTPGLLEADVAEGPDAPAHEMTCPLNSGNAASDIRRRTMSWLLYSHPTGKYKLVDLGIYLNCSPLNEAKWGHPWLLYQGPCGYSDLAVCQEVPALLLFGCLFECGVSYACEEIAFQLFCFEDLQKGRGSPCSLEQQPNTKQKSN; encoded by the exons ATGATCAAGGCTTCCATGAGCTCTGGGAAGGTGACTCTCTTCCAGCGGGATCCGCAGAGTGGGGTCACCTATCGGATCCCCGCACTGCTGTATATCCCCACAGACACGCTCCTGGCATTCGCAGAGAAGCGCTCCTCTGCCAAGGATGAGGACGCTGAGTACCTGGTGCTGAGACGAGGTCGGAAGACAGGGACTTCGGTCGAG TGGGGGCCCACGGAGCCCTTGACGAGCGCAGTGTTACCGGCTCACCGTACGATGAACCCCTGCCCGGTGTACGAGCAGAAGAGTCAGACTGTCTTCCTGTTCTTCATCTGCGTGAGGCAGCGCATCTCAGAGCAACGGCAGATCCTCACTGGGCGGAACGCCGCCCGGCTGTGCTACGTCTGCAGCGGAGACGCCGGCCAGACCTGGAGCTCGGTAACGGACTTGACGGAGCAGGTGATTGGGGAAGACTTGAAGGACTGGGCCACGTTTGCGGTGGGGCCGGGGCACGGGGTGCAGCTCCGCTCCGGGCGGCTGGTGATCCCTGCTTACGTCTACCACATTACTGCTCGCTGCTGCCGCCTGCCGCTGCCCTGCTGGACCCAGCCCCAGTCCTTGGTCTTTTATAGTGATGACGGCGGGCAGTTCTGGCACAAGGGCGAGCTGATTAAGGGCATGAAGACGTTGGAGTGCCAGGTGGCCGAGGTGGCAGGCCAGGCCTGCGACCCCGTCCTGTACTGCAACGCCCGCACCCCACGCCGATGCCGGGCGGCTGCGCTCAGCACAGACCAGGGGCTGACATTCGAGAGCCCCTCCTCATGCAAGAAGCTGTGCGAGCCGCCTCACGGCTGCCAGGGCAGCGTAGTGAGCTTCACACCGACACCGGGGCTTCTGGAGGCGGATGTCGCAGAAGGGCCAGACGCCCCAGCCCACGAGATGACCTGCCCGTTGAACAGTGGGAATGCCGCCTCCGATATCCGCAGACGCACCATGTCATGGCTGCTTTACTCCCACCCGACGGGTAAATACAAGCTGGTTGACCTGGGCATCTACCTCAACTGCTCCCCATTGAATGAGGCCAAGTGGGGACACCCCTGGCTCCTGTACCAAGGGCCGTGTGGTTACTCGGACCTGGCCGTGTGCCAGGAGGTCCCAGCGCTGCTCTTGTTTGGCTGCTTGTTTGAGTGTGGGGTGAGTTACGCGTGTGAGGAGATCGCCTTCCAACTCTTCTGCTTTGAGGATCTCCAGAAGGGCAGaggctccccctgctccctggagcagcaGCCTAACACAAAGCAAAAATCCAACTAG